CTTCAGCCCCGTGCCGGTCATGCCGCTGGTGGAGGTCGTCCGCTGCGGGCAGACGGCGGAAGCGACGTTCGAGGCCGCCTTCGCGTTCGCCGGATCGCTCGGGAAGAGCCCGATCGCCTGCGGCGACAACACCGGTTTCGTGGTGAACCGGCTCCTCGTTCCCTACATGCTCGACGCGATCCGCGCGTACGAGGCCGGGGTCGCGTCGATCCCCGACATCGACAAGGGACTGCGTCTGGGCTGCGGATACCCGATGGGTCCCTTCACGCTGGGCGATTTCGTGGGACTCGACACGTTGTACCACATCACGGGGATCATGTACGACGAGTACAAGGAGGCGCGCTTCGCCTCTCCCCCCCTCCTGCGCCGCATGTACCTGGCCGGCTACCACGGCCGGAAGACGGGGAAGGGCTTCTACGACTACAGCGGCGACGAACCCGTCGTGTCCA
The Candidatus Palauibacter scopulicola genome window above contains:
- a CDS encoding 3-hydroxybutyryl-CoA dehydrogenase: MTEIRKVGVVGAGLMGSGIAQVSAAAGYETLVREVEQGFLDRGMAGIGKNLDRAVQKEKLGATDRDATMARLHPTLELADLAACDLVIEAITENLGAKHALFDELGGLCAAETIFASNTSSLSITELAAETDRPERFVGLHFFSPVPVMPLVEVVRCGQTAEATFEAAFAFAGSLGKSPIACGDNTGFVVNRLLVPYMLDAIRAYEAGVASIPDIDKGLRLGCGYPMGPFTLGDFVGLDTLYHITGIMYDEYKEARFASPPLLRRMYLAGYHGRKTGKGFYDYSGDEPVVSSFVL